The proteins below come from a single Mercenaria mercenaria strain notata chromosome 3, MADL_Memer_1, whole genome shotgun sequence genomic window:
- the LOC128545836 gene encoding uncharacterized protein LOC128545836, with protein MAARTKLYRLLRDDENPLDEGIKAKLPNEDKTPLQHIRHGSRHNSQWISTSRNLSDVDELIRFKRRKEGRSRRCRVVEIDEQRLKLYAEKNRDNMRQLLNLMMKMTVKEQRIMWKLFTQLLEETTGKIFDFTDQTVMNEHIPKDPFSLSENEKARGYARRYSEVLVERFIPADCCIRICDR; from the coding sequence ATGGCAGCCAGAACCAAACTCTATCGTCTTCTACGAGATGATGAAAATCCCTTGGACGAAGGAATAAAAGCCAAACTTCCCAACGAAGACAAAACTCCGTTGCAGCATATTCGTCACGGATCTCGGCATAATTCGCAATGGATCTCAACCTCAAGAAATCTTTCTGATGTTGACGAATTAATAAGATTTAAAAGGAGAAAAGAGGGGCGGTCAAGACGGTGTAGAGTTGTAGAAATAGATGAACAAAGGTTAAAGTTGTATGCAGAAAAGAATAGAGATAATATGCGACAACTTCTAAACTTAATGATGAAAATGACAGTTAAAGAACAACGGATAATGTGGAAATTATTCACTCAATTATTGGAAGAAACAACAggaaaaatatttgactttaccGACCAAACAGTTATGAACGAACATATCCCTAAAGATCCTTTCAGTCTAAGCGAAAACGAAAAGGCACGTGGTTATGCAAGGAGATACAGCGAGGTGCTCGTCGAGCGTTTTATTCCGGCCGACTGTTGCATTCGCATTTGCGACAGATAA